In one Natronoarchaeum mannanilyticum genomic region, the following are encoded:
- a CDS encoding DUF5058 family protein, with protein sequence MVWHELAPIAPAYMEIANSPWLWLSTVPVVLAVLLQATLFLRRAWNDGREMGLSEEKLKTGFKTGLISAIGPSVAVLAGMLALIATVGGPVAWMRLTVIGSVAFELPAAELGVSQFGYSLGDEGITETAYATAVWSMTLGGTGWLLVSAFGTRHMETFRTKISNGNEKLLPVISAAAMLGAFAYFLSGEVTAGTPETGSVAVGGLAMLALLHLADSRDIQWIREWSLGIAMFVGLLAGVAVQVTVGGWW encoded by the coding sequence ATGGTATGGCACGAGCTGGCGCCGATAGCACCGGCGTATATGGAAATTGCCAACAGCCCTTGGTTGTGGCTCTCGACGGTGCCGGTCGTTTTGGCCGTACTGCTGCAGGCCACTCTCTTCCTCCGGCGGGCGTGGAATGATGGGAGGGAGATGGGGCTCTCGGAGGAGAAACTAAAGACCGGTTTTAAAACCGGGCTGATATCGGCTATCGGTCCTTCGGTCGCAGTGTTAGCTGGGATGCTGGCGCTGATCGCGACTGTCGGCGGTCCCGTGGCGTGGATGCGTCTCACGGTGATCGGATCGGTAGCGTTCGAGCTGCCGGCCGCCGAGTTAGGCGTCAGTCAATTCGGATACAGCCTGGGCGACGAGGGCATCACCGAAACGGCGTACGCGACGGCAGTCTGGTCGATGACGCTCGGCGGCACCGGCTGGCTCCTCGTCTCGGCGTTCGGCACGCGGCACATGGAGACGTTCAGAACGAAGATCAGCAACGGCAACGAAAAACTCCTGCCGGTTATCAGCGCCGCGGCGATGCTCGGCGCGTTCGCGTACTTCTTGAGCGGTGAGGTCACGGCCGGGACTCCGGAGACTGGGTCCGTCGCCGTCGGCGGACTCGCGATGCTCGCGCTGTTGCACCTCGCTGATAGTCGGGACATTCAGTGGATCAGAGAGTGGTCGCTCGGCATAGCGATGTTCGTCGGTCTCCTGGCCGGCGTCGCGGTACAAGTGACCGTCGGAGGGTGGTGGTAA
- a CDS encoding Rid family detoxifying hydrolase, giving the protein MVQTIETTEAPAAVGAYSQATETDDIVFTAGQIPATPDGELLDDAPIAEQTEQSLDNVEAVLDEAGLDMSDVLKVTVFLDDIDDFDEMNEVYSGYFDEEPPARSAVGVDKLPKGVGVEIEAVASK; this is encoded by the coding sequence ATGGTGCAAACCATAGAGACAACCGAAGCGCCGGCAGCGGTCGGTGCGTACAGCCAGGCGACCGAGACCGACGACATCGTATTTACCGCCGGACAGATCCCCGCGACGCCCGACGGCGAACTGCTAGACGATGCGCCGATCGCCGAGCAGACGGAACAATCGCTCGATAACGTCGAGGCGGTGCTGGACGAGGCGGGCCTGGACATGAGCGACGTGCTCAAAGTAACCGTCTTCCTCGACGACATCGACGACTTCGACGAGATGAACGAGGTGTACAGCGGGTACTTCGACGAGGAGCCGCCCGCCCGGAGCGCCGTCGGTGTCGACAAGCTCCCGAAAGGCGTCGGCGTCGAGATCGAAGCCGTCGCCAGCAAGTAA
- the glyA gene encoding serine hydroxymethyltransferase, translating to MLPDSGLAATDPDVQAAISGEETRQESNLEMIASENHVSEAVLEAQGSVLTNKYAEGYPGSRYYGGCEHVDTVEQLAIDRAKELFGADHANVQPHSGTQANMGVYFAMLDPGDRILSLDLTHGGHLSHGHHVNFSGQYYEVEQYGVDPETGYIDYDELADHAERFDPDLIVSGSSAYPREFDYERIGEVADTVDAYHLADIAHVTGLIAGGVHANPVGDADFVTASTHKTIRAGRGGMILTTEEHAEAIDKAIFPGAQGGPLMHNIAGKAVGFGEALTDEFSEYAEQVVANANALADVFTDRGLSLVSGGTDKHLLLVDLRDSHPSVTGKDAEERLESVGITVNKNTVPGESRSPFVTSGIRVGTPALTTRGFTESEIEQVGQYIVDLLDDPDDDDLAEEVSLEVDRLCAEHPIYD from the coding sequence ATGTTACCAGACAGCGGTCTGGCAGCGACGGATCCTGACGTCCAGGCTGCCATCAGCGGCGAGGAAACTCGCCAGGAGTCGAATTTGGAGATGATCGCGTCGGAGAACCACGTCTCCGAGGCCGTCCTCGAGGCGCAGGGGTCGGTGCTGACCAACAAGTACGCCGAGGGGTATCCCGGATCGCGGTACTACGGCGGCTGCGAGCACGTCGATACCGTCGAACAACTGGCGATCGATCGCGCGAAAGAGCTCTTCGGTGCCGACCACGCGAACGTTCAACCACACAGCGGCACGCAGGCCAACATGGGCGTCTACTTCGCGATGCTGGACCCCGGCGATCGGATCCTCTCGCTGGACCTGACCCACGGCGGTCACCTCTCTCACGGCCATCACGTCAACTTCTCCGGGCAGTACTACGAGGTCGAGCAGTACGGCGTCGACCCGGAGACGGGGTACATCGACTACGACGAGCTCGCCGATCACGCTGAACGATTCGATCCGGATCTGATCGTCAGTGGGTCGTCGGCGTACCCCCGCGAGTTCGATTACGAGCGCATCGGCGAAGTCGCCGACACCGTCGACGCGTACCACCTGGCGGACATCGCCCACGTGACGGGGCTCATCGCCGGCGGCGTCCACGCGAACCCGGTCGGGGACGCCGACTTCGTGACGGCGAGCACGCACAAGACGATTCGCGCCGGCCGCGGCGGGATGATCCTCACGACGGAAGAACACGCCGAGGCGATCGACAAAGCGATCTTCCCCGGCGCGCAGGGCGGACCGCTGATGCACAACATCGCCGGCAAGGCCGTCGGCTTCGGGGAAGCGCTCACCGACGAGTTCAGCGAGTACGCGGAACAGGTCGTCGCAAACGCGAACGCGCTCGCGGACGTGTTCACCGATCGCGGACTGTCGCTCGTCAGCGGCGGCACCGACAAGCACCTCCTCCTCGTCGACCTGCGCGACTCGCATCCGTCCGTCACCGGAAAAGACGCCGAAGAGCGACTGGAGAGTGTCGGGATCACGGTCAACAAGAACACGGTTCCGGGCGAGTCGCGGTCGCCGTTCGTCACCAGCGGCATCCGCGTCGGGACGCCGGCGCTGACGACGCGCGGGTTCACCGAGTCGGAGATAGAGCAGGTCGGACAGTACATCGTCGACCTCCTCGACGATCCGGACGACGACGACCTGGCCGAGGAAGTATCGCTGGAGGTGGACCGGCTCTGTGCGGAGCATCCCATCTATGACTGA
- a CDS encoding amidohydrolase has translation MHLPAEQELIDLRREFHEFPEPGWREFWTTARIVDELERLGVDQIHVGAEALDPDERLGVPDEEELSEWHERAAARTDRTDVLEQVAGGHTGVVAVVERGDGPTVGLRVDIDALPITEASDEDHEPSAAGFRSENEGYMHACGHDSHIAFGLGTLQTVLDSDFSGTFKVFFQPSEELLGGGKAMAAGPHIDDVDYLVGTHVGLDHPSGTVVAGIDEALAFSRYEITVTGESAHAGFAPNEGRNAVQALADATSNVYGIPRHRDGTTRVNVGDLNSDNAANVIAEKATATVEVRGESDELMEYMCDSVRRHVDSAAQAHGCEAELSLVGEAIREDSDEELVDLVADLARGVDGVSSVRRRASAGASEDVTYLMRAVKENGGKATFVGIGGNTDGHHTPTFDIDEECLLPGVTVLSETVLDLLSRPS, from the coding sequence ATGCACCTCCCGGCGGAACAGGAACTCATCGATCTCCGGCGCGAATTCCACGAATTCCCGGAACCCGGCTGGCGCGAGTTCTGGACCACGGCCCGAATCGTCGACGAACTCGAACGCCTGGGTGTCGATCAGATCCACGTCGGCGCCGAAGCGCTCGATCCCGACGAACGATTGGGGGTTCCGGACGAAGAAGAGCTCTCCGAGTGGCACGAACGAGCGGCAGCTCGGACGGACCGAACCGACGTCCTCGAACAGGTCGCGGGCGGACACACCGGGGTTGTCGCGGTCGTCGAGCGCGGTGATGGTCCGACGGTGGGGCTCCGCGTCGATATCGACGCGCTCCCGATCACCGAGGCGTCCGACGAGGATCACGAGCCGAGCGCCGCGGGATTCCGCTCCGAGAACGAGGGATACATGCACGCGTGCGGCCACGACTCGCACATCGCGTTCGGCCTGGGAACGCTCCAGACGGTTCTCGACAGCGACTTTAGCGGCACGTTCAAGGTCTTTTTCCAGCCGTCGGAGGAACTGCTCGGCGGCGGGAAAGCGATGGCCGCCGGCCCCCACATCGACGACGTGGACTACCTGGTCGGAACGCACGTCGGGCTCGATCACCCGAGCGGGACCGTGGTCGCGGGCATCGACGAGGCGCTCGCCTTCTCGCGCTACGAGATCACCGTCACCGGCGAGTCCGCCCACGCCGGGTTCGCGCCCAACGAGGGCCGCAACGCGGTCCAGGCGCTCGCAGACGCCACGAGCAATGTCTACGGCATTCCCCGTCACAGAGACGGTACAACCCGGGTAAACGTCGGCGATCTCAACTCCGACAACGCCGCCAACGTGATCGCCGAAAAAGCGACCGCGACAGTCGAGGTGCGGGGAGAATCGGACGAGCTGATGGAGTACATGTGCGATTCGGTTCGTCGGCACGTCGACTCAGCGGCACAAGCCCACGGGTGTGAGGCGGAACTCTCGCTCGTCGGCGAGGCGATTCGCGAGGACAGCGACGAGGAGCTGGTCGATCTCGTCGCCGACCTCGCGCGGGGCGTCGATGGCGTTTCCTCGGTGCGTCGCCGAGCTAGCGCAGGTGCCAGCGAGGACGTGACCTACCTTATGCGGGCCGTCAAAGAGAACGGCGGGAAAGCGACGTTCGTCGGAATCGGCGGCAACACCGACGGACACCATACGCCGACGTTCGATATCGACGAGGAGTGTCTGCTGCCCGGCGTCACCGTGCTCTCGGAAACCGTGCTTGATCTCCTGTCACGGCCCAGTTAG
- the pdxS gene encoding pyridoxal 5'-phosphate synthase lyase subunit PdxS — MPEDAELEELEHGTELIKRGFARMQKGGVIMDVVNREQARIAEDVGAVAVMSLEAVPADIRKRGGVARMADPADVEAIIEEVSIPVMGKSRIGHAKEAQILEATGVDMIDESEVLTPADDRFHIDKRDFTAPFVCGARNLGEALRRIDEGAAMIRTKGEAGTGDVNQAVHHQRNIKSAIRKLEGMAHEEREEWAREHEAPADLVHETAEMGRLPVVNFAAGGIATPADAALMMHHGCDGIFVGSGIFGAEDPEAMGTAIVEAVNNWDDPDALAEISKNVGSGMKGDANADLPEEEKLQGRGV; from the coding sequence ATGCCAGAAGACGCTGAACTCGAGGAACTCGAGCACGGAACCGAACTGATCAAGCGCGGCTTCGCCCGGATGCAGAAGGGCGGCGTGATCATGGACGTCGTGAACCGCGAGCAGGCCCGGATCGCCGAGGACGTCGGCGCGGTCGCGGTGATGTCTCTGGAAGCCGTCCCCGCCGATATCCGCAAGCGCGGCGGCGTCGCGCGGATGGCCGACCCGGCCGACGTCGAGGCGATCATCGAGGAGGTGTCGATCCCGGTGATGGGCAAGTCCCGGATCGGCCACGCCAAGGAGGCCCAGATCCTCGAGGCGACCGGCGTCGACATGATCGACGAGTCCGAGGTGCTGACGCCCGCGGACGACCGCTTCCACATCGACAAGCGCGACTTCACCGCGCCGTTCGTCTGCGGCGCGCGCAACCTCGGCGAGGCGCTCCGGCGCATCGACGAGGGCGCGGCGATGATCCGGACGAAAGGTGAAGCCGGCACCGGCGACGTCAATCAGGCCGTCCACCACCAGCGCAACATCAAGAGTGCAATCCGCAAGCTCGAAGGGATGGCCCACGAGGAGCGCGAGGAGTGGGCCCGCGAGCACGAGGCGCCCGCCGACCTGGTCCACGAGACCGCCGAGATGGGTCGCCTGCCGGTCGTGAACTTCGCCGCCGGCGGCATCGCGACGCCGGCCGACGCCGCGCTGATGATGCACCACGGCTGCGACGGCATCTTCGTCGGCTCGGGCATCTTCGGCGCCGAGGACCCCGAGGCGATGGGCACCGCGATCGTCGAGGCCGTCAACAACTGGGACGACCCCGACGCGCTGGCCGAGATCAGCAAGAACGTCGGCTCGGGCATGAAGGGCGACGCCAACGCCGACCTGCCCGAGGAGGAGAAGCTGCAGGGTCGCGGCGTCTGA
- a CDS encoding beta-ketoacyl-ACP synthase II, with product MDRDAVVTGIGLVTPLGMTADRTWEAVCEGAAAADTITRFDPDETAVRSQIACEIDGRPADQTVDDRMMGRYAQLAVAAAAEAITDAGFDPGEPSWTPRRVGTSVASTFGGLSEIEAATGRRPSPRFLITALANLAAGHVSMCFDAQGPNRSPATACAAGAHAIADAVADIRTGRADVVIAGGTEAPITPTGVGGFDAMRALSTRNDEPERASRPFDADREGFVLAEGCGILVLEERSHAAERGVTPYAAITGSGLTADAHHPTRPAEEGRGLQRCLERALEDATLDPDAVDHVNAHATSTPTGDAREATALQSVFDAVPPVTSVKGALGHALSGAGAIESAIVATAISERTVPPTVNYENPDPECDLPVVTEARNTSLDVAVTTSAGFGGTNGALVFERP from the coding sequence ATGGACCGTGATGCCGTCGTGACTGGTATCGGTCTGGTCACACCGCTCGGAATGACCGCGGACCGAACCTGGGAAGCGGTTTGTGAGGGCGCCGCCGCCGCCGATACGATCACCCGCTTCGACCCCGACGAGACGGCCGTCCGATCGCAGATCGCGTGCGAAATCGACGGGCGTCCGGCGGATCAGACGGTCGACGATCGGATGATGGGCCGGTACGCGCAGCTCGCCGTTGCCGCAGCCGCGGAAGCGATCACCGATGCCGGATTCGATCCCGGTGAGCCCTCCTGGACGCCGCGGCGAGTCGGTACCAGCGTCGCTTCGACGTTCGGCGGACTTTCGGAGATCGAAGCGGCCACCGGTCGACGCCCGTCGCCGCGGTTTCTCATCACCGCGCTCGCGAATCTGGCGGCCGGCCACGTCAGTATGTGTTTCGACGCGCAAGGACCGAACCGATCGCCCGCGACGGCCTGTGCAGCCGGCGCTCACGCGATTGCCGATGCGGTCGCCGACATCCGAACCGGGCGCGCCGACGTCGTGATCGCCGGAGGAACCGAGGCGCCAATCACCCCGACCGGCGTCGGCGGCTTCGACGCGATGCGGGCGCTCAGCACGCGAAACGACGAGCCGGAACGAGCGAGTCGTCCGTTCGACGCCGATCGAGAGGGGTTCGTTCTCGCGGAAGGATGTGGGATTCTCGTCCTCGAAGAGCGCAGCCACGCGGCCGAGCGCGGTGTCACGCCGTACGCGGCCATTACGGGCTCCGGATTGACCGCCGACGCCCACCATCCGACGCGGCCGGCCGAAGAGGGGCGGGGGCTCCAGCGGTGTCTCGAGCGTGCACTTGAGGATGCAACGCTGGATCCGGATGCCGTCGATCATGTCAACGCGCACGCGACGAGTACCCCGACCGGTGACGCCCGCGAAGCGACGGCACTCCAGTCCGTGTTCGATGCCGTCCCGCCGGTCACGAGCGTCAAAGGCGCACTCGGGCACGCTCTCAGCGGCGCCGGGGCCATCGAGAGTGCGATCGTCGCTACGGCGATCTCTGAGCGGACAGTTCCACCGACGGTGAACTACGAGAACCCGGATCCCGAATGCGATCTTCCGGTCGTGACCGAAGCGCGCAACACGTCTCTCGACGTCGCCGTGACGACCTCGGCCGGCTTCGGCGGAACCAACGGCGCACTCGTCTTCGAGCGACCATGA
- a CDS encoding acyl carrier protein, which translates to MIDSTDTGEHIDTIVADRLRVETESFDDSTELKGETLDAESLDLVELAEVIEADLGVHIPDEDLAEIERVGGLKEYVRERV; encoded by the coding sequence ATGATCGACTCGACCGACACGGGCGAGCATATCGATACGATCGTCGCCGACAGACTACGCGTCGAAACGGAGTCGTTCGACGACTCGACCGAGCTCAAAGGAGAGACGCTGGACGCCGAATCGCTCGATCTGGTCGAACTCGCCGAAGTGATCGAAGCGGACCTCGGTGTCCACATCCCCGACGAGGATCTCGCGGAGATCGAGCGAGTGGGTGGCCTCAAAGAGTACGTCAGGGAACGCGTCTGA
- a CDS encoding NADPH:quinone oxidoreductase family protein, with translation MKVVTAVEHGDSDVLSVTDRDPPTIDTDGEDVQISVAAAGVNFADVEQRRGTYPDGPSPPFVPGLEIAGTVAAAPSEASLDVGDRVAALTSTGGYAQVATAPIERTFRVPESLSAREAVAIPVQGLTAHNTLHEWGRLASDERVLIHAAAGGVGSIAVQLAAAAGAEVFATASTDVKLDLAKDLGADHAINYSETSVAEAISARTDGEGVDLVLDGVGGTAFTESVAALAPNGRIVSFGMASGSIPTVAAPRLFFENQSIIGYHLEHAFEHVPDRVRTAVPALLDHLRAGRVEPILGDTFALTEASAAHDELANRETVGKLVLEP, from the coding sequence ATGAAGGTCGTCACGGCCGTCGAACACGGCGACAGCGACGTTCTGTCCGTAACTGATCGCGATCCCCCGACGATCGATACTGACGGAGAGGACGTTCAAATCAGCGTCGCCGCTGCCGGCGTAAACTTCGCTGACGTCGAGCAGCGACGAGGAACCTATCCGGACGGGCCGTCCCCGCCGTTCGTTCCCGGGCTCGAGATCGCCGGGACCGTCGCCGCTGCTCCGAGCGAAGCGAGCCTCGACGTCGGTGATCGGGTTGCGGCGCTGACCTCTACCGGGGGGTACGCTCAGGTCGCAACGGCACCGATCGAGCGGACGTTTCGGGTCCCCGAATCGCTCTCCGCCCGCGAGGCGGTGGCGATTCCGGTTCAGGGCCTGACCGCACACAACACGCTCCACGAGTGGGGTCGATTAGCTTCCGACGAGCGCGTCTTGATCCACGCTGCTGCGGGCGGTGTCGGCTCGATAGCGGTCCAGTTGGCCGCCGCTGCAGGTGCGGAGGTGTTCGCCACGGCGAGCACCGACGTGAAACTCGACCTCGCGAAAGACCTCGGTGCCGACCACGCGATCAACTACTCCGAAACCAGCGTGGCAGAAGCGATCTCGGCACGAACCGACGGTGAGGGCGTCGATCTCGTTCTCGATGGCGTCGGCGGTACTGCGTTCACCGAAAGCGTAGCGGCGCTCGCGCCGAACGGCCGAATCGTCTCGTTCGGGATGGCCAGCGGGTCGATCCCGACGGTGGCGGCGCCTCGACTATTCTTCGAGAACCAGTCGATCATCGGGTACCATCTCGAGCACGCGTTCGAGCACGTTCCAGACCGCGTCCGTACTGCGGTCCCGGCCCTCCTCGATCACCTGCGCGCTGGCCGAGTCGAGCCTATTCTCGGCGACACGTTCGCGCTGACCGAGGCGAGCGCGGCCCACGACGAACTGGCGAACCGCGAGACCGTCGGCAAACTCGTCCTCGAGCCGTGA
- the lipA gene encoding lipoyl synthase, producing MSKARKPDWLKIRPPSGERFTEIKQSLRERDLHTVCEEANCPNMGECWSGRDGPGTATFMLMGDRCSRGCNFCDVETGGMEPLDPDEPANVADAVADIGLDYVVLTSVDRDDLPDLGAGHFARTIREIKERDPSILVECLIPDFQGEPDLVRKIIDAGPDVIAHNVETVERLQWPVRDRRAGYEQSLSVLEQVERESDIHTKTSLMLGVGEYAHEVYRTLSDLREAGVDIVTLGQYLQPSRSHLDVSEYVHPDAFDTWQRVAEEELDFLYCASGPMVRSSYRAGELFVEAILDGEDIQRARSRARAQS from the coding sequence ATGAGCAAGGCACGTAAACCGGATTGGCTGAAGATCCGACCGCCATCGGGCGAGCGCTTCACGGAGATCAAGCAGTCGCTCCGCGAGCGTGATCTCCACACGGTCTGCGAGGAGGCCAACTGTCCGAACATGGGCGAGTGCTGGAGCGGACGGGACGGCCCCGGGACGGCGACGTTCATGCTGATGGGCGATCGCTGCTCGCGGGGCTGTAACTTCTGTGACGTCGAGACCGGCGGGATGGAGCCGCTGGATCCCGACGAGCCCGCGAACGTTGCGGACGCCGTCGCCGACATCGGACTCGATTACGTCGTCCTCACGTCGGTCGACCGCGACGACCTGCCCGACCTGGGCGCGGGCCACTTCGCCCGGACGATCCGCGAGATCAAGGAACGGGATCCCTCGATCCTCGTGGAGTGCTTGATCCCCGACTTCCAGGGCGAGCCCGATCTCGTCCGCAAGATCATCGACGCCGGGCCGGACGTGATCGCCCACAACGTCGAGACGGTGGAGCGCCTCCAGTGGCCCGTTCGGGACCGCCGCGCCGGCTACGAGCAGTCGCTCTCGGTCCTCGAGCAGGTCGAGCGCGAGAGCGACATCCATACGAAGACGAGCCTGATGCTGGGGGTCGGCGAGTACGCCCACGAGGTGTACCGGACGCTGTCGGACCTCCGGGAGGCCGGCGTCGACATCGTGACGCTGGGGCAGTATCTCCAGCCCTCCCGCTCGCACCTCGACGTCAGCGAGTACGTGCATCCGGACGCCTTCGACACCTGGCAGCGCGTCGCCGAAGAGGAACTGGACTTCCTCTACTGCGCCTCCGGGCCGATGGTCCGCTCGTCGTACCGCGCCGGCGAACTGTTCGTCGAAGCGATACTCGACGGCGAGGATATCCAACGGGCGCGTTCGCGCGCCCGGGCCCAGTCGTGA
- the lpdA gene encoding dihydrolipoyl dehydrogenase, which translates to MQETDVLVIGGGPAGYVAAIRAGQLGRTVTLVDRGDIGGTCLNHGCIPSKALIDAADDVHSIRNAEDRGIEADVAVDFDQLTQWKDRVVRKLTKGVEKLCKANGVTLQQGTARLVDDHRAEISNDGDIETVAFDHAIVATGSRPIELPGFSFDDEPILNAKAALDLEEVPDELVVVGGGYIGMELSTMFAKLGTDVTIVEMLDAPLPRYSDDLTRPVRKKADKLGMSFQFGRVAADWEQTGDGRIRITTEPAADDAGEDALERLTADKALIAVGRSPVSDTAGLDALGVERDDKGFVETDDLGRTNVDHVFATGDVAGEPMLAHEGSAAGVVAAETIAGAAPAPPRTVPSVVFTDPEIGTVGLTESEASEQGHEPTTGKFPFRASGRALTAGERDGFVKLVADAESGTLLGGEVVGPEASELIAEIGLAVEQELTLSDVATTVHAHPTLSEAIMEAADCALGHPIHTFDR; encoded by the coding sequence ATGCAAGAGACAGACGTACTTGTCATCGGTGGTGGGCCCGCGGGCTACGTCGCGGCCATCCGCGCGGGACAGCTCGGCCGAACTGTCACCCTCGTCGATCGGGGCGATATCGGCGGAACGTGTCTGAACCACGGCTGCATCCCCTCGAAGGCGTTGATCGACGCGGCCGACGACGTCCACTCGATCCGGAACGCGGAGGATCGCGGCATCGAGGCGGACGTCGCAGTCGACTTCGACCAACTCACCCAGTGGAAGGACCGCGTGGTCCGGAAGCTGACGAAGGGCGTCGAGAAACTCTGCAAGGCTAACGGCGTCACGCTCCAACAGGGGACGGCCCGGCTGGTCGACGATCACCGCGCGGAGATCAGTAACGACGGCGACATCGAGACCGTCGCGTTCGACCACGCGATCGTCGCCACCGGGAGCCGACCGATCGAACTCCCGGGGTTCTCGTTCGACGACGAGCCGATTCTGAACGCGAAGGCCGCGCTCGATCTCGAGGAGGTCCCCGACGAACTGGTGGTCGTCGGCGGGGGGTATATCGGGATGGAGCTGTCGACGATGTTCGCCAAACTGGGGACGGACGTGACGATCGTCGAGATGCTGGACGCGCCGCTACCGCGGTACTCGGACGACCTTACTCGGCCGGTGCGAAAGAAGGCCGACAAGCTCGGCATGTCCTTCCAGTTCGGGCGCGTCGCGGCGGACTGGGAGCAGACCGGCGACGGGCGGATCCGGATCACGACCGAACCCGCCGCGGACGACGCGGGCGAGGACGCTCTCGAACGGCTCACGGCCGACAAGGCGCTGATCGCGGTCGGCCGTTCACCGGTCTCTGACACGGCGGGCCTCGACGCGCTCGGCGTCGAGCGCGACGACAAAGGATTCGTCGAAACGGACGACCTCGGCCGGACGAACGTCGATCACGTCTTCGCGACGGGCGACGTCGCTGGCGAACCGATGCTCGCCCACGAGGGAAGTGCGGCGGGCGTCGTTGCCGCCGAAACGATCGCGGGCGCGGCGCCTGCTCCGCCGCGCACCGTTCCGAGCGTCGTGTTCACCGATCCCGAGATCGGCACCGTCGGGCTGACCGAATCCGAGGCCAGCGAGCAGGGCCACGAACCCACTACGGGGAAGTTCCCGTTCCGCGCGAGCGGCCGAGCGCTGACAGCGGGAGAGCGCGACGGGTTCGTCAAACTCGTCGCGGACGCCGAATCCGGGACGCTCCTCGGCGGCGAAGTCGTCGGTCCCGAGGCGTCCGAACTGATCGCCGAGATCGGACTCGCCGTCGAGCAGGAACTGACGCTCTCGGACGTCGCGACGACCGTCCACGCGCATCCCACGCTCTCCGAAGCGATCATGGAAGCGGCCGACTGCGCGCTCGGTCATCCGATCCACACCTTCGACCGGTAA